In the Candidatus Cloacimonadota bacterium genome, CCTTTATGCTTTTGATTGCCTGTAAATTCTTAAACTTTGAGAAAAGCAGTTTTAATAAATTGTATTCAACATATACTTGCTTGATTGAAAGTTGGTAAGTGCGAGCAGAATCGATAATCGTCAGATCAGAGATGTTCAACTGCTTATCATTAAACGAAAGGTGATCTATGGAAACATCGGCTTTTAATTCTTCAGCAAGATATGAAGAGAATTTTTTCCTTACGATCTCATCCACTTTTGTCATCCTGATCGCCACATAAAAAGCGATATTAATGACAAAAATGATAGCAACAATAATTAAAAGCCATTTCTTTTTTTTCAATTATTCCTCTAAAGATTTACCGCAAAGACGCGATGACGCAAAGAAAAACAGAGTTCAGCATTTTAGTGTTTCAGAATTTCAACAATCATCATTCTTCAATTATTATCCAATATTCAATATTCAATTTCCAAGTTTCCTGATCGCTTTTTTGATCTTTTCCTCACTCGGTAATTTTATTTTATATTTCGCAATAAATATTTTTTCTTCCAAACCATCTAAAGCATAAACAACTTCTTCTTTACCTGCTTCTTTACAGATGATCAGACCGATCGTATCTTTTTCGTGAAAATATTGTTTATTTCTCCTGTAATAACCGATGTATTTATTCATCTGACCAATATCGCGACTGTCCAATTTCCCGATTTTCAATTCGACTAAAATAATACACGGAATTCCTCGATGATACAAAACCAGATCGATATAATGCGTTTCATTATCGATCTTGATGGGAATTTGTTTTCCTTTGATGAAAAAATCTTCACCTAATTCCTGCAGGAATTTTTCAAAATTATGAGTAATCTTTTTTTCCAATTCTTTTTCGTCTTTTTTAGAACTAAATTCAATGAAATTAAAATCGTATGTATCCTTGAAAATCTTTTTTGTGTCGATGGCAGGTAGTTTTGTTTGGGAAATTTCTATGATTTCCTGCTTGGATGTATTTTCATAAAGATTGGATTTGATCTGTTTTTTAAGTTCTCGATAACTCCATGAATGCAAAATTGCCTGATCTTGATAAAAACCTCGTTCTTTTTCATTTTCAACTCCGATCAAACAAAGGTAGTGATTCCAACTCAATTGTCCGTGCAATGCCCGGACAATTGGAAAAATCCTATAAAATTTTACAATTTCATATAGTCTTTGTCTGTTGACATCTAAATCTGATCCTAAATTTCGGATTAAATATTTTCCATAATTAGCTCTATCTTTGAACTTCATTTCTTCCCGGACGATTCTTTCACCAATCTGCCAGTAAGTTTGAACTTTGATATTATCAACTGATTTATAAGCAGTATATCTTCCTTTGGAAATGATACTTTTCAGTTCTTCCAAAAGATATTGGTAATTCTGTTTATCGATTTGCTCATTTCCTGATTTTTGTAATTGTTTATCTTTATTCATACTTATATTTCCAACTAATTTTCATTTCAATTGTGTACGCATTGCGTTCACAATTTTGTTTCGATAATTCTGTAATCATTACAAATTATCACTCAATAATATATTTTCCTTAATAATGCAGGTTGAATTGTCCGTGCAATGCACGGACAATTTATACTATTCATTAGAATTTCAGTTATCATCTTTTGATATTTTCTCTTTTTCTTTCTTCAACAATCAACAATCAGCAATCACCATTCGATATTCTTTTTTCTTATTTCTTCAACAATCTTTATTCAACAATCATCATTCGAAAATCAATATTCAATATTAAATATTAAATTTCCTTCAGAATTCCTTCTTCCAGATGAAGATGTCTATCCATTTTTCCGGCAATTTCGCGGTTATGAGTTGCTATCAGGAAAGTCTGTTTTTTAGATCGATTTAATTCAATGATCAAATTTATCAGTTCTTCGCTGTGATGAGAATCGAGATTTCCGGTCGGTTCGTCGGCAAAGATTATTTCCGGACTATTGATCAAAGCACGAGCAACTGCAACTCTCTGTTGCTCTCCTCCGCTCAACTGGTTTGGATAATGTTCTTTTCTCTCAAAAATATCAAGAGCTTTCAGCAGCTTTCGGGCTTCTTTTATACTCTTCTTAAGATTTTTGGTAGCTAAAAACATGGGCATCGCAACATTCTCTTCTGCTGTAAAATCTCCAAGAAGATAATGAAATTGAAAGACAAAACCGATCTTCTTATTCCTGAATTCATTAACTTTTCTATCACTGATCTTTATCTCATTTCCTGAATAATAGATTTCCCCCTCATCAGGACTATCGAGCATTCCTAATAAATGCAGGAAAGTACTTTTCCCGCTTCCTGACTCTCCGGTTATAGCAACCATTTCTCCGGACTTCATTTCCAAGTCTATTCCATTCAGAATCTGCAATCTTCCTGTTGCTTCTTTATAACTTTTTTTTAAATTTCTAATTCTTAATAAACACATAACTCATCCCCTAATCCCTTCTCTTGAGAAAAGAAGGGAAAAATAATGGAAATATCCTATATCTAACTCCTTAAAATCTCCGTTACATCCAGTTTTGTGATTTTTTTCAAAGGAATAAATGATGCTCCTGAAATTATTAACAATGAAACGAGAAGTATTATTATCCAGCTTAATAAATTAAAACTCACATTGATTTTCTCTAAAAAATAGACATCTCCTTTTAAGAGGAAAAATGTCTGTTTACTTAAAAATATCGCGATCAGAACACCGAAAATTTGTCCAAAAGTAACAGCAAAGATCGAGATAATAAATGTTTTCCCGATAAAAATATTTTTCAAAATCCTGCTCGATGCTCCAAACGCTTTAAGAATTCCCAGATCCTGTTTTTTTTCAATGATAGAAGTGGAGACAGAACTGACGACATTAAAGGAAGCAATCAAAATCAGGAAACTGAGAATAATGAAGATCACCCATTTTTCCAGTTTTAGAAGAGAAAAGAGATTTCCGTTAAAATCGATCCAGGAAGTTATCTGAAATTGATGATCTAGTTCGGAAGACCAGCGATAAGCAAGGTAGTCCGCTCTTTCGATATTTTCATCAGAAAGTTTGATCTCAAGCATTGAATATTCGTTAACTGCTGAAATAAATTCCGCAGCAGACTGATAATTCATAAAAACATATTTGCTGTCATATTCATACATTCCGGATTTGTAGAGACCAACAACTAAAAATTCCTGTTTTTGCGGTTTCATTCCCAGCGGAGTAATCTGCGAATTCAAAGGACTGATCAATGTCAAAGTATCTCCAATTGACAGGTTCAGGCTTTTCGCTAATTTATAACCGATCACTGCTTCGTTCAGATTTTGCAATTCATATCTTCCTTCTGAAATATATTCTTTATAAGAAGTCGGCTGATTTTCCTGCCTCCAATCTATACCCCGAAGCAAGCAGCCTTTAACTCGTTTCTCATTCGTACACATCGCTTGCGTCATAATGATGGCTGCATAACTTTCGATTTCAGTCTGTTCTTCACAAAATCCTGATAATTGTTCGATATTTTCTTTATCCAGATTTCCCTCTCCGGGATTAAAAATATAAATATGGGAATTAACTCCCAGAATCGTCTTTTTCAGGACTTTCTCATATCCTTCAAAAATGGAAAGTGCAACCGTTAAAGTTGCAACAGAAATGACGATCCCAACGACCATAAAAATCGAATCAAACCGCAGCCATTCCTTTTTAGGCGAAAAAATATATTTCTTTAAAAAATATCCAACCACTTTATTCATGGTGTTTAACTTTTATTATAAAAGAATTCTGTCAACTTTTGTCTGTAGTTCGGAACCTTTAGTCCGGCTCATGACTGATTGTTCCGAGACCTTTTTTTTAGGAAACCGAACAAGTTCGGTTCTACAGTAACTCGGAACTCGTTCCGAGAAATATCTTGCCTTCAATAATCGAAATTAGAAATTTACATCATGAAAAATGAAAAAAATATCATTAGTGTTAGTAGGAGAACAGACATTCCCGCTTTTCATAATGATTGGTTTTTTGAAAAATTGAAGCAAGGTTATGTTGAAGTCAAAAATCCTTTCAATCCGAACCAGATCAGAAATGTCAGCCTGAAAAAAGAGGATGTTCTTGGTTTTGTGTTCTGGACTAAAAATCCCGAAAAGATGATTGGAAAATTAAATTTACTGAAAGATTATTTCTATTATTTTTTATTTACTTTAAATCCTTATCAAAAAGATATTGAAACGAATGTTCCTGAAAAAACCAAAATAATCGATGCTTTTAAAAAATTATCTGATTTGATCGGAAGAAAAAAAGTTATCTGGAGATATGATCCGATTTTACTTTCAGAGAAGTATGATCAGAATTATCATTTTGAGCAATTTGATGATCTGGCAAATAAACTTCATCATCACACCGAAAAATGTATCATCAGTTTCCTTGATCTTTATCGAAAAACAAAAAGGAAAACCAAACATCTGAATTTGAAGGAGGTTTCCGAAAATGAAAAAATCGAAATCGCAGGAAAGTTTTTTGAAATTGCAAAAAAATATGATCTCAAGATCCAATCTTGCGCTGAAAAAATCGATTTTACAGAAGTTGGAATTCCAGCCGGAAAATGTATCGATGATGAATTGATTTCAGAAATTAGCCGTCAGCCGTTAGATGTTAGAAAAGATAGAAATCAGCGAAAAGAATGCAAATGTGTGCAAAGTATCGATATTGGAGATTACAATACTTGTTTACATCATTGTCTTTATTGTTATGCAGATTAAGTCTCGAGTTCATAAGAGCGAAGCGAGAATGGACTTGAGACGACGACGACCATCCAAAAGCAAAACTGAACTTGAGAAAAACCATCAACCCACAATGAAACGGGATTTAAAAAATGAGTTTTTATCAGCATTCCGACTGAACTCCATCAGGCTAAAGCCGATGAAGTCCAGTCTCAGAAAAATTTACTTTGACAGCATTTATCCAATCAGAAAAAAATCATCTCAAATTTTAAAGAGGTGTTTATGAAATATTTTTTAACAATTATTTTATTAATTACAATTTCATTTCTATCCGCAAGCGAACTCCACATTTCAATCCAAAATCCGAATGATCAACTTCTAAAATGGATAGAAGAACAAAATATCGAAATCGTTATTTTCCGGAAAAATGAAAAAGTTGAAATCATAATCGATGAAGATCAATTGAATTTTTTCAATAACAATCAATACGATTTTGAAATTCTCTCAACCGAAGAACAGCGATTACGAGATATTGCCGGCTATCGGAATTACGAAGATGTGGAAACAGAATTACAGGAAATTGCAGCAGATTATCCCAGTATAACCGAATTAACCTCTCTCGGAAATTCAACCTGTCACGATTACTATCTTCACGGAGATGATGATTATTCAGATTTTCAATTTAAGATCTGGTGTCTGAAACTCTCCGACAATCCAACCACAAATGAAGATGAGCCGAATGTTTTCTATGCCGCAGAAATTCATGCCCGTGAACCGATCAGCCTGGAAGTCGATATGTATATTTTGAATTATCTCGTTTCCAATTATGGAGTTATCGACAGCGTTACCAGTTGGATCGACAGTACTCAAATCTGGTTCATTCCATTGATGAATCCTGATGGACACAAACTCGTTACGGAAGGCTGGCACACTTATCATCGCAAAAGCATGAGAGATAATAATGAAAACGGATTACCGGATTACAGTTCCGCAGATGGTGTTGATCTGAACAGGAATTTCGGATATGTCTGGGGAAGTAACGGAGCATCCGATAGTCCGAGTTCATCGATTTATCACGGTCCTAATGCCTGGTCCGAACAGGAAACAGTCTATGCTCGTGATTTGATCTATGCATATAAATTTTATGCGGGAATAACATACCACTCATCAGGTCAATGGGTTTTATATCCTCTCGGTCATCTTCCCGGAGCATGTTCACTCGATCATGAAATAATGGATGATCTGGCAGTTGAAATGGCTGAAACGATTCCTCGAATAACAGGAGGAGGGCATTACACTCCGATGCAAGCTGTTGATTTCGGTTATACATGTCAGGGAACAATGGGAGATTGGGGTTATGCTGAACAAAGAGTTTTTTCTTTTACAGTCGAACTGGCAACAACCTTTATTCCTCCTGAATCACAGGTTCAGCAGATCTGCGAAGATAACCTGCAAGCTGCTCTTATAATGCTCGATAGAGTAAATCATTCGACTGTAACCGGAAATATTACGGATGAAAATGATGAACCGGTAATCGCTGAAATCTATGTTACGGAAATTGATAGCGTCGGAGGAATGACGGAAGTAGAGCCGGTTCGCAGTGATTCCACTTTTGGAAGGTATTACCGGCTTTTGCTTCCCGGAGAATATACATTTACTTTTCATAAAGAAGGATATGCTGATATCAGGCATTATGATGTGACAGTTGATGAATTTTCAAACACTGAACTCAATATCTCTCTGAAACCGGAATTTATTCAAGCTGCGAATATCACGATCTTTGCTAATAACGATTCTCTTTATCTGCAATGGGAAGATGAATCGGATTACGATTATGAGGTTTATTCTTCTGCTGATCCTTATGATAATTTTGAAATAAATACCAACGGAGAATTTGTCGATGATATTTTTTGGAGAGAATTTATTGCTGAAAATAAACAGTTTTATATGATAAGAAGGATAGCAAAATGAGACTCGAGTTCATAAGAGCGTAGCGAGAATGGACTTGAGACGGCAAACTACCTCAAATCGTAAAACTGAAATATGAGATGAAATTGGTGATGGAAGCATTCGACTGAACTCCATCTGCTTCGCGATGAAGTCCAGTCTAATTGAGAAAATTATGCGCTGCAAAAAAGAAGAATTCATTAAAAACCAATATTTCCATTTTTATAATCATGCTGTCGAAAATGGATTATTATTCAGGGAAGATGATGATTATTTGTGGTTTTTAGACAAATTCAATCTCAAGTTGGAAAAATATCCTACTTCTGTTTTTGCATATTGTTTGATGCCAAATCATTTCCATTTTCTCTTGAGACAAGAATCCGATAAACCAATCTATCAAATTTTCAATGACTTGAACAACTCTTATGTTCCACATTATAATTTCAAATATAAAAGAAAAGGTAGACTTTATCGGGAGCCTTTACAGCATATACATATCAAAAAGGAAAACTATCTTATCTATTTATGCCAATATATTCATTATAATCCGGTAAAAGCAGGATTAGTCAAAGAATTGGAAGACTGGAAATATTCAAATTATCCGGAGTGGATTGGTTTGAGAAATGGAAAACTTTATAATAATGAATTGCTTTTAGCTTATTTCGGAAATCCGCGAGAATACAAGAAACAAATAAAAGAGCATGAGAAATATATGAAAGAAAAGGAATTTGGAAAACTACTATTTGATTGAGACTCGATTTCAGAGGAGCGAAGCGACGGTGGACTTGAGACGACAAACTACCTCAAATCGT is a window encoding:
- a CDS encoding DUF1016 family protein, which codes for MNKDKQLQKSGNEQIDKQNYQYLLEELKSIISKGRYTAYKSVDNIKVQTYWQIGERIVREEMKFKDRANYGKYLIRNLGSDLDVNRQRLYEIVKFYRIFPIVRALHGQLSWNHYLCLIGVENEKERGFYQDQAILHSWSYRELKKQIKSNLYENTSKQEIIEISQTKLPAIDTKKIFKDTYDFNFIEFSSKKDEKELEKKITHNFEKFLQELGEDFFIKGKQIPIKIDNETHYIDLVLYHRGIPCIILVELKIGKLDSRDIGQMNKYIGYYRRNKQYFHEKDTIGLIICKEAGKEEVVYALDGLEEKIFIAKYKIKLPSEEKIKKAIRKLGN
- a CDS encoding ABC transporter ATP-binding protein produces the protein MCLLRIRNLKKSYKEATGRLQILNGIDLEMKSGEMVAITGESGSGKSTFLHLLGMLDSPDEGEIYYSGNEIKISDRKVNEFRNKKIGFVFQFHYLLGDFTAEENVAMPMFLATKNLKKSIKEARKLLKALDIFERKEHYPNQLSGGEQQRVAVARALINSPEIIFADEPTGNLDSHHSEELINLIIELNRSKKQTFLIATHNREIAGKMDRHLHLEEGILKEI
- a CDS encoding ABC transporter permease, which produces MNKVVGYFLKKYIFSPKKEWLRFDSIFMVVGIVISVATLTVALSIFEGYEKVLKKTILGVNSHIYIFNPGEGNLDKENIEQLSGFCEEQTEIESYAAIIMTQAMCTNEKRVKGCLLRGIDWRQENQPTSYKEYISEGRYELQNLNEAVIGYKLAKSLNLSIGDTLTLISPLNSQITPLGMKPQKQEFLVVGLYKSGMYEYDSKYVFMNYQSAAEFISAVNEYSMLEIKLSDENIERADYLAYRWSSELDHQFQITSWIDFNGNLFSLLKLEKWVIFIILSFLILIASFNVVSSVSTSIIEKKQDLGILKAFGASSRILKNIFIGKTFIISIFAVTFGQIFGVLIAIFLSKQTFFLLKGDVYFLEKINVSFNLLSWIIILLVSLLIISGASFIPLKKITKLDVTEILRS
- a CDS encoding DUF1848 domain-containing protein translates to MKNEKNIISVSRRTDIPAFHNDWFFEKLKQGYVEVKNPFNPNQIRNVSLKKEDVLGFVFWTKNPEKMIGKLNLLKDYFYYFLFTLNPYQKDIETNVPEKTKIIDAFKKLSDLIGRKKVIWRYDPILLSEKYDQNYHFEQFDDLANKLHHHTEKCIISFLDLYRKTKRKTKHLNLKEVSENEKIEIAGKFFEIAKKYDLKIQSCAEKIDFTEVGIPAGKCIDDELISEISRQPLDVRKDRNQRKECKCVQSIDIGDYNTCLHHCLYCYAD